The Hydrogenothermus marinus DNA segment AAAACATCTGTTGGTTTATCTTTGTTTCTCCATTGTTTGTTTAGCTCTTGGATAGTTTTATTATCTGTTAATGTTATTCCGATTTCTACTTTATCAAGGTTTAATTCGTTTAGAATTTTATTTGTAATATCTTTTATAAAAGCTTTTGTAATATATCTATCATAAATCTGTTTATCAATTATTATTTTGTTCATTTTGTTCCTGATATTTATCGTAAGCTTGTATTATTCTTTGAACAACTGGATGTCTTACTACATCTTTTTCTGTAAATTTTACAAATCCAATTCCTTCTATATCTTTTAAAACTTTCATAGCTTCAACAAGTCCAGAACTTGAAACTTTTGGAAGATCTATCTGGGTAATATCTCCTGTAATTACTGCTTTTGAACCAAAACCAATTCTTGTTAAAAACATTTTCATCTGTTCTCTTGTTGTGTTTTGAGCTTCATCAAGGATAATGAAAGCATCATTTAAGGTTCTTCCTCTCATAAATGCAAGAGGTGCAACTTCTATTATATTTTTTTCTATCATATCATTTACTTTTGCTGAATCTACCATATCATAAAGGGCATCATATAAAGGTCTTAAATATGGGTCAACTTTTTCTGTTAAACTACCTGGCAAAAATCCAAGTTTTTCACCTGCTTCTACTGCAGGTCTTGTTAATATAATTCTATTTACTTTTTGTTGTTTTAAATATGAAACTGCAACTGCCATTGCTAAATAAGTTTTACCTGTCCCTGCTGGTCCAATTCCAAAAGTAATATCATTTTTATTTATAGTTTCTACATACATTTTTTGGGTAGGTGTTTTTGGCATTATAGGTTTTCTTCTGTGGCTATATAATATAGCTTTTCCATCAAATAAAGGCTCTGAGTTTTGCTCAAGCTGTAATTTATATCCAAGTGCCATATTTTTTACATCATTAGAAGATAAAAAATGTCCTTTTTGATAATAAGTAGATAATTTTTCCATAAATTCTTCAAACTTATCTAATCCTTCTTCATCACCTTCTGCTATTATAGATGTTCCTCTTGAGAAAACTTTTATATTGAATATGTCTGCAAAATATTTTAGATTTTCATCTTTTTTACCAACAACACTAAAAAAGGCATCTCTTGGTATTTCTATCTCTAATTTTAAAATCTTTTTAAACCTCCTAATAAATTATATTTTAGTGATAATTTATACATTTTTATATTTTTTCAAGTTTGTATTTTTAAGAAATGTTATAATTAGTATAAAAATTTTACTATATAAAACATATAAATTTACAAGGAATCATCATTTATGATGAAAAAAATTAAATATTTAGTTTTTAGCATTTTTTTTATATTAAATACAGCTTTTGCAGATGAAGATTTAAATAATATATCTTTTTTAGTAAAATTTGCAGTTGAAAATTCTCCGGTTGTTCAAAATTTTTATTCTAAGGGTAAATTAAATATTCATCTTACATTACCAGAGAAGTTAGAAACAAAAAATAGAATATATCTCCTCAAAAGAAATAAATATGCTATAGAAAAGTATCTTGATAGAGGTAGAGAATATATT contains these protein-coding regions:
- a CDS encoding PhoH family protein — protein: MEKLSTYYQKGHFLSSNDVKNMALGYKLQLEQNSEPLFDGKAILYSHRRKPIMPKTPTQKMYVETINKNDITFGIGPAGTGKTYLAMAVAVSYLKQQKVNRIILTRPAVEAGEKLGFLPGSLTEKVDPYLRPLYDALYDMVDSAKVNDMIEKNIIEVAPLAFMRGRTLNDAFIILDEAQNTTREQMKMFLTRIGFGSKAVITGDITQIDLPKVSSSGLVEAMKVLKDIEGIGFVKFTEKDVVRHPVVQRIIQAYDKYQEQNEQNNN